A segment of the Canis lupus dingo isolate Sandy chromosome 15, ASM325472v2, whole genome shotgun sequence genome:
CTatgttttaatgtaatattttattagaagTGATTTCTTACATCAGAAGTTTCAGTAGCATCCTTTATACGGTTTTATACAGATAAGCACACTTCTATCAAAACTGTATTACATTTTAAGTCTAAATGAGTAAAAAGAAGAGAGTAATGATGAGGTTTATAAGAATTGTATCTGTATAGACACAAGTGTAGATTACCTGAGCACTAGTAGTTGTGttcaaataatatttgtattCAGCTGTCTGCTCCTGACATAACCCAAATATAGCTAGACCAACATATAGGTTTATGCTTATTCtttgtaatatatgtaatataaaagtttttgtgtatgtgttcatttgtatataaaatatatcttgcCCATTgcacctctgtccctctctctcgtGGAAAAAAGTGATGATTTTACTATTGATAATCTCTGCTCAAGTCTTTCATCAAATTACTCTTTTCCTAgaagttttggattttgtttcttttttttttttttttttttttttttttggattttgtttcttaacttcgaTTTTAAACATgtgaaatttttttcagttttgttttttctaagttGGCTccactcccaatgtggggctcaaactcatgacccttaGGTAAAGAGTTGCATGTCCAcctactgagctatccaggtgccccatacatgtgagtttttaaaaaacaaattaggaTTGGAATAGTGGTCAATCTCTAACCCTTCTTGAGGTGGTATTATATAGCCACCTCGTACATAGCAATTTTGAGTTTAGTGATCAGTGTATCCAGTTAGGTCAAGCTGGTTAGTGGGTATTTGGTTTCATGTAATTCCTCAAGCAGTGATCCCAAGTAAAAGTTCAGATTGTTTAAGTAAACATTACTATACTTATTACAGTATTGTCATCTTAAAGGTATATGCTTTTGGCAAGATGCTTTGGCTGTGCGGTGATTGAGGACACCTGGCACTATTTCCTGCATAGGCTCTTGcatcacaaaagaatatataaatatattcataaagttcATCATGAGTTTCAGGtatgttagaattatttttaatacttttttttattagaggctaaatgctttttaaaaatcttctgagattgtaaaaaaaaaatggtcagtgATGTTTGTATGTCTTTCTTTCTGGCATGAACATGTtaacataacacacacacacacgtacacatataaCATATAGCCAGTTCTATAAATCTTGAAGAAAAGTGCTATATGAAATAGTTCTGTCTCTCATCTTTGGGGCCAGTCCATTATCCTGCTGGTACGTGGCAGATTTATAAAACTATATGCATAAATAAGttagaatatatgtatttattatggttctacaaacaaaattaatagatacacacacagattattttaaggaactggcttATGTGCGTGTGGGGCCTGGCAAGTCTGAAATGCATAGGGCAGACCACAGGCTGGACATTCAAGCAGGGTTTCTATACTGCACTGGAGagaattctttcttcctcatgAAACCTCGGTCTTGGCTTTTAAGGCCTTCAGCTGGTTGGATAAAGCCCACTTGCATTATGGAGGGTCATCTCCTTGactcaaagtccactgatttaaatattggtcacatttacaaaataccttcacagcagtGTCCAGACTGATGTCTGACCAACCAAACAGTTGGGCATCTAGCAAAATAGCCTAGCCAAGCTGACGCGTAAAGTTAACAGTCataatatattaaagaatttgtATCTATTTTAGGCTCCATTTGGAATGGAAGCTGAATATGCACATCCTTTGGAAACTCTGATTCTTGGAACTGGATTTTTCATTGGAATCATGCTTTTATGTGATCATGTCATTCTCCTTTGGGCATGGGTGACCATCCGTTTGATAGAAACTATTGATGTCCATAGGTGAGTTATGGTCTCTATCAggtatatcaaaatataaaatatctttgtttccaTGGTCATAAGATGATCTTTATTTCTAAGCAGACTAATAGGACagattaattttgttaatatcaTAATCTTTGTAAGAGAGCAAAAGAGTTTTCAGTGTTGTGATCAGCATTTTTCCAGGGACTCATGAGGCTGAGCATCTGTGTGTGCTCATTGACCaacatatttttgtcttctttgaatGACTCTCctatatcctttgcccatttttctgttaGGTTATATGTCTCATAACCTTTTGGTTCATGTTGGCTTTGTTTATTACAtttgtttaaacattttctcCCCATCTGTCATTGGCATTTTAACTCTCGTTGGTCCTTTGTAGTACTCGAGTTTTTCATTTCCATGTGGCAAAATCtgtcaggcaaaaaaaaaacaaaaaaaaacaaaaaaaaaactgtcaggcATTCTCTTTCTGGGTTTTGGGTTTCATGTCTCACTTAGGCCTTCCTGAAACATTgttcaaatggaaatatttttgtggtttttcttaaaaatgtagtcAAATACCATAATTTAGgaccaacactttttttttttttttttaatgaacccAAACCTAACTCTTACTTGAGAATACTGAAACACAGCCCTCACTGAGTATTCCTGGTTCATTCCCAACAGAGATGAAAACACTGCTTGTAACATGTGCATATTTCACGTGCTTCCTTCTTGTTGATGGGAAGCTATTTCGtggtaaattatttctttttgctgccttTTAAAATGCCTAATACCCTAATTTCTCACTGTTTCacaattattatatattcattgcATTTCGACTTGGGACTTCATTGCTTTACCTGTGAAAGCAGAATATCAaattctaagaattatttttaaaccacaaagGTAGCAAAATTAACACCTGCAGTCCTAGGCAGGGGATATTCTTCTGCAGGTAAGTTGTAAAAGCTGTCTACTTCTCTCATGTCCTTCCGCTGGTCCCTTCAGCTCCTGAGGAAAGAAGAGGGTGGGTGATTCAGAGCTGTAGAGTTACGGCTGTCAGCTTCTAGATTTGATATTGGAAATAAGGGAAGATCCTCTAAAAAGAGTTGCTACATAGTGATTCGCAGATTCAACCTTCTTGGTGCTTGATACTCGTTTCATTCAACCTTTTCCCAAAGGACATCATGGGCATACTGTTATGGCCATTACGAACTGTGGTGAGAAAGCTCCTCTAAAacgaaaagaaaaataattcttgaaattcCGTATCTAAAGATTGATTACTGTAAACGCCCTCTGTTTCATCCCCAGTTGTATAATAATTAAGTTCTATAGATTtttcaaggtttttattttaatctcttaaaGTGATTTCTAGAATATGTACCattcttgtgtgagttttttgGCTTATGTAAACACGTCAGAAATAAAGGGACTTAGGTAAAGTGGAATGTTACTTGAATTCGTTAACAGGCATGTTGCTACCAATGGAATCGTCAGTTTTTTGAAGTCTATTCATTTCCTTAACAGTCTTCCTCATTTTCATTTCAGTGGCTATGACATTCCCCTGAACCCTTTAAATCTGATCCCTTTCTATGCTGGTTCTCGGCATCATGATTTCCACCACATGAACTTCATCGGAAACTATGCTTCCACATTTACATGGTGGGATAGAATTTTTGGAACAGACTCTCAATTTACTGCCTataatgaaaagatgaagaagattGAGAAAAAGATGCAATAAATATCTCCTCTCCACCATCCTGAAAGCACACACCTCCCTGAATTGAAGCGAATAGCTAACCTTGCTTCTGCGGAGCAGAAATAAACCTGTGTCTTGGCTGCTAAGTGATACAAAGAACATTAACAACCTTTAATTATCTTCCTAGCGGGAACTTTTTCTACTTTACATAAAAGTTCTGTATGtgtagaaataagtaaatctataaCGAAGTATGATTTTCGTGAGGAGGTTGTAAAGGCCGTGTTGCTAACCTTACAGAAAGGTTCTAAGTAATGGAAGAAGTATCAGTCTGTCTTTCCCCCGTAACACCAGAGGCCTGAAGCTAAGATG
Coding sequences within it:
- the MSMO1 gene encoding methylsterol monooxygenase 1, with the translated sequence MATNESISIFSSASLAVEYVDSLLPENPLQEPFKNAWNYMLNNYTKFQIATWGSLIVHEVLYFLFCLPGFLFQFIPFMKKYKIQKDKPETWENQWKCFKVLLFNHFCIQLPLICGTYYFTEYFNIPYDWERMPRWYMLLARCFGCAVIEDTWHYFLHRLLHHKRIYKYIHKVHHEFQAPFGMEAEYAHPLETLILGTGFFIGIMLLCDHVILLWAWVTIRLIETIDVHSGYDIPLNPLNLIPFYAGSRHHDFHHMNFIGNYASTFTWWDRIFGTDSQFTAYNEKMKKIEKKMQ